The window CCGCGCCCGACCGGAAGCGGAAAAACTCCCGGCTCCATCGGCGCGATGGATCGCTCTACCCCTTGCGGGAGACTTTCTGGCCGTCCTTTGTGTCCTTCACCTGCCAGCCGAGGGCGAGGATCTGGTCGCGCAGCACATCGCTGAGCGCCCATTCCTTCTTCACACGGGCTTCGGCACGCTGATCGACCAGCGACTGCACCTCGGCGGGAACACCCTCGTCGTCGGCAGAGAAATTCAGCACCGAGTCGATGCGCTCGCGCCAGGCGAGAAGCGACCGCGCCTGTCCCGGCGTGAGCTGCCCGGCATCGAGCAGGCGATTGGACTCGCGGATAAGCTCAAATAACGCGCCCAGCGCAGCCGAGATGTTCAGATCATCGTCCAGGGCCGCACCGAATCGCTCGGGGTCGAGGCTCTCAGGCAGCGGCTCCGGCGTGGTCGAGGCGGTTTCCTGCAACCGGCGGCTCCACTCGTCGAAGCGGGCCAGCGATTTGCGGGCAGCCTCAAGGCTCTCGAAGGTGAAATTCAACTGCTCGCGATACTTCACGGAAAGCAGCACGTAGCGCACCTCCCGGCCAGTCCAGCCCTTGGCCTGGAGGTCGCGGAGGGTGAAAAAATTTCCCTCGCTCTTGGCCATCTTGCGGCCATCGACGAGGAGGTGTTTGCAGTGCAGCCAGTAGCGGACGAAGGGCTCGCCCGTCACGCTCTCGCTCTGCGCGATCTCCGCTTCATGGTGCGGGAAGATGTTGTCCTCGCCACCGCAGTGAATATCGAGGCTCGCGCCGAGGATCGCCGTCGCCATCGCGCTGCACTCGATGTGCCAGCCTGGGCGTCCGCGTCCCCAGGGGCTTTCCCAGAAGACATCGCCATCGGCTTCGTCCCACGCCTTCCACAGTGCGAAGTCGCCGATCTGCTCCTTCTCGTACTCGTCGCTGGCCACGCGGCCGGAGGGTTGGAGTTCGTCGAGATTGAAGTGCGCCAGCTTGCCGTAGTTTGGGAAGGTACGGATGCGGAAGTACACCGACCCGTCCTCCGCGCGATAGGCGTGGCCCTTTTTCACGAGGTCGGAGATCATCTCGATCATCCGCGCGATGTGATTCGACGCCGTAGCCTCGGGATAGTGCGATGCGCGCTTGATTCGCAGCGCATCGAGATCCTGGAAGAACGCCTGCTTGTACTCCCGGGTGAACTCACCCAGCGGCACCCCGGCATGGCGGCACCCGCGGATGGTCTTGTCATCCACGTCGGTGAGGTTCATCACGCGATCGATCGTGAACCCGCGAAACTCCAGGTGACGCTGGAGCAGGTCCTCAAAGACGTAGGCGCGGAAGTTGCCGATGTGCGCGTAGTTGTAAACCGTCGGGCCGCAGGTGTACATGCGCACGCGGTTCGGGTCCGCCGGCTGAAAGTCCTCGATCTCTCTGGTGAGAGTATTGAAAAGGCGAATGCTCATTGACGTTCGATGGCGGCGACCGCCATGGCGGCTATCCCTTCCCCGCGCCCGAGGAATCCCAGTTTTTCATTGGTCGTGGCCTTGATGCCCACATGACCGGGAGGCAGGCCCAGCGCCCCGGCGATGTTTTCCTTCATGGCCATGAGATGCGGCCCGATCTTGGGCGCCTCGGCGATGAGGGTCGAGTCGATGGTATTCAGCACATGCCCGCGCTCGTCCAACACCGCGCGCACACGCCGCAGGATCTCCAGGCTGCTGATTCCCCGTATCGACTCATCCGTATTGGGGAAAAGATGCCCGATGTCGGGCTCGCCCGCCGCGCCGAGGATGGCATCGGCGATGGCATGGCACAGCACGTCGGCATCGGAATGCCCCTCGAGCCCGAGCGGGTAATCAAAGGTCACGCCGCCCAGCACGAGGGGACGCCCCTCCACCAGGCAATGCACGTCGTAGCCGATGCCGGTCGCAAACATCTCAGAGTCCCAGGTCGAGTTTTCCGCTGTACGCGACGATGCCGTATTTCTCCTTCACCGTCTCGTGTGGGGTGAGGGTCACAATGCCGCCCGCCTTTTCGACGAGGAGCAGTCCGGCGGCGATGTCCCAGATACTGATCTGGCTTTCGATATAGGCGTCGAGACGTCCACAGGCCACATAGGCAATGTCGAGAGATGCGCTGCCCATCATACGGCACTTCTTGGCAGAACGTGCCATGCGCTCAAAGAGCGGGAGTCCGCGGTCGATCGACTCGGAGGTCTTCGCCACGCCCACCGAGACCACAGCCTCGGAGAGCTCCTTCCGCTGGCTCACCTGAATGGGCTGGCCATTCAGGGTGGCGGGAGAGCTTTCATCCACCGCCCAGAGGTCGTCGCGCATCGGATCGTAGATCACACCCGCGATGATCTGCCCCTTGCGGCGCAGCGCGATGGAGACGGCAAAGTGCGGGATGCCGTAAAAGAAATTCACCGTGCCATCGATGGGATCGATGATCCACTCGTACTCGCTCCCGGCCTCGCCGCGCACGCCTTCCTCACCGAGGATGGCATGATCGGGGAAACGCGAAAGCAGCAGCGACTCGATCAGCGCCTGGCTGCGGCGATCGAGCTCCAGCTTGATGTCGTGCGCCTCGTTGGCGTCTACAGTGAGGGGACGCTCAAAGGCGGCGCGCAAAAGGCCGCCCGCCGCCTGCGCGGCTTCGATAGCTGGTGTGAGATAGTCGGACACGGGTTCGGTTTTAGAGGGAGGCGCGACCGGGGGCAAAAAGATTTTCGCTCCCGGACCTGGCAACAAAGTCCCCCGCGCCATCCGGGCAAAAAATTTGGGAGAAGCCTTTCGGCCTCTCCCAAATCAAGTTGAGTCGTTCGCGGCCGCGAACAACCAGTTTATTTCTTGGTCGCTTTTTTGGCGACTGGCTTCTTGGCAACGGTCTTCTTGGCGACCGGCTTCTTGACTGCTGCGGCCTTCTTGGCCACCGGCTTCTTAGCGACCGCTTTCTTAACGGCGGGCTTTTTAGCTGCGACGGTCTTCTTGGCTGCGGGCTTCTTCGCGACTGCTGCCTTCTTGGCCGGAGCGGCCTTCTTGGCAGGAGCTTTTTTCGCGGGAGCCTTCTTGGCTGCGGGTTTCTTAGCAACTGGCATCAAATTTCCCCCCTTTCCATTCGCAACGGCGAAAGATTGTGAAAAGCATGTGAATAACTCACTATGCGCTGTGAATAAGTCGCCGTTTCTCTCTCGTCAACGAAATTTTCTCGATTTTCTCTTGATTTTTGCGCGCCAATTTATTCACGCAATTTCGCCCTGTGGACCGCGGAGCAAGATTTCATGAGCCTTCGCGACGATTTCGTCCGTCGGCCAGAGTCGTCCAACTCCTTCATATCCGCAGGCTAACATTCCCTCTTCCGGACCGATAAACTCGGCTCCGCGCTCGCGCAGAGTCGCGACATTCTTCTGCGTCGCAGGATGCAGCCACATCTTTCCGTTCATCGCGGGAGCGATGAGAAACGGTGCGCGCGTGGCGAGCGAGATGGAGGTGAGCGCATCATCCGCAATGCCGTTCGCAAGTTTCGCGAGGACATTGGCTGTCGCTGGAGCGATGAGGAAAAGATCCGCGCGGTCCGCGAGATCAATGTGCGTCGGTCTCCAGGACTCCTTTTCATCAAAGACGCCGGTCGTCACGGGATTGCGCGATAGCGTCTGAAAGGTCATCGCGCCGATGAATTGCGTGGCGTTCCCGGTCATCACGACATGTACGCTGCATCCGTCGCGCGTGAGGCGGCTGGTGATATCCGCCGCCTTGTAGGCTGCGATGGAACCGCAGACACCGAGAACGATCGTTTTCATGGCGTATTGACGTAGCGGCGGGTGAGCTGGCGCTCCGCCTGCATGATGGCACGGAAGCTCTCCACATCCTCGGGAGGCGTCCGGCTGAGGATGGTGTATTTGTACTCGTACCAGCGCTCCATCTCGGCCACGGCATTGCGCACGCGCAGGGCGATCTGCTCCGGTGCCTCGGTGCCGCGCCGCTCCAGGCGCTGGCGGAGTTCCTCCACGCTGGGAGGCATCACAAAAACATCGGCGAGCGAATCGGTGATGAACTTGTCGCCGCATCCGCGAATGGAAGCCGCGCCCGCGATGTCGACGTCGATCAACACATCGACGCCCTTGCGCAGGTTCTCTATCACCGTGCTCTTCAGCGTGCCGTAGCAGCGGCCATGCACCTCGGCGTATTCCAGGAACTCCTCCGCCTCCACGCGGCGGGTGAATTCCTCCTGGGAAAGAAAGTGGTAGTGCTCGCCATCACGCTCGCCGGGACGCGGCGCGCGCGTGGTGCAGGAGACGGAATACACGAAGTCCTGGTTGGCGCGCAGGCCGGCGCAGAGCGTGGTTTTTCCTCCTCCGGACGGAGCGGAGAGAACGAACAGGACGCCGGTGCGTTGGAAGGTGCTATTCAATGTTGGCAAGTTGTTCGCGTATTCTATCAAGCTCGGCTTTTGCGTCCACGACCACACGTGAGATTTCCGAGTCGTTGGCCTTGGAGCCGGTCGTATTCCACTCGCGCCCCATCTCCTGAGCGAGAAACTCCAGCGTGCGGCCGACAGGGGCGTCGGATTTCAACGCATCGCGAAATTGCGCGATATGGCTGTCGAGCCGCGTCAGTTCCTCCGCGATGTCGCAGCGTTCGGCAAAGACGGCTATCTCCGTGGCGAGCCTCGGCTCCATCACGT of the Terrimicrobium sacchariphilum genome contains:
- the cysS gene encoding cysteine--tRNA ligase is translated as MSIRLFNTLTREIEDFQPADPNRVRMYTCGPTVYNYAHIGNFRAYVFEDLLQRHLEFRGFTIDRVMNLTDVDDKTIRGCRHAGVPLGEFTREYKQAFFQDLDALRIKRASHYPEATASNHIARMIEMISDLVKKGHAYRAEDGSVYFRIRTFPNYGKLAHFNLDELQPSGRVASDEYEKEQIGDFALWKAWDEADGDVFWESPWGRGRPGWHIECSAMATAILGASLDIHCGGEDNIFPHHEAEIAQSESVTGEPFVRYWLHCKHLLVDGRKMAKSEGNFFTLRDLQAKGWTGREVRYVLLSVKYREQLNFTFESLEAARKSLARFDEWSRRLQETASTTPEPLPESLDPERFGAALDDDLNISAALGALFELIRESNRLLDAGQLTPGQARSLLAWRERIDSVLNFSADDEGVPAEVQSLVDQRAEARVKKEWALSDVLRDQILALGWQVKDTKDGQKVSRKG
- the ispF gene encoding 2-C-methyl-D-erythritol 2,4-cyclodiphosphate synthase, whose amino-acid sequence is MFATGIGYDVHCLVEGRPLVLGGVTFDYPLGLEGHSDADVLCHAIADAILGAAGEPDIGHLFPNTDESIRGISSLEILRRVRAVLDERGHVLNTIDSTLIAEAPKIGPHLMAMKENIAGALGLPPGHVGIKATTNEKLGFLGRGEGIAAMAVAAIERQ
- a CDS encoding inositol monophosphatase family protein, with amino-acid sequence MSDYLTPAIEAAQAAGGLLRAAFERPLTVDANEAHDIKLELDRRSQALIESLLLSRFPDHAILGEEGVRGEAGSEYEWIIDPIDGTVNFFYGIPHFAVSIALRRKGQIIAGVIYDPMRDDLWAVDESSPATLNGQPIQVSQRKELSEAVVSVGVAKTSESIDRGLPLFERMARSAKKCRMMGSASLDIAYVACGRLDAYIESQISIWDIAAGLLLVEKAGGIVTLTPHETVKEKYGIVAYSGKLDLGL
- a CDS encoding flavoprotein; amino-acid sequence: MKTIVLGVCGSIAAYKAADITSRLTRDGCSVHVVMTGNATQFIGAMTFQTLSRNPVTTGVFDEKESWRPTHIDLADRADLFLIAPATANVLAKLANGIADDALTSISLATRAPFLIAPAMNGKMWLHPATQKNVATLRERGAEFIGPEEGMLACGYEGVGRLWPTDEIVAKAHEILLRGPQGEIA
- the gmk gene encoding guanylate kinase, with protein sequence MNSTFQRTGVLFVLSAPSGGGKTTLCAGLRANQDFVYSVSCTTRAPRPGERDGEHYHFLSQEEFTRRVEAEEFLEYAEVHGRCYGTLKSTVIENLRKGVDVLIDVDIAGAASIRGCGDKFITDSLADVFVMPPSVEELRQRLERRGTEAPEQIALRVRNAVAEMERWYEYKYTILSRTPPEDVESFRAIMQAERQLTRRYVNTP